The genomic DNA GTCATAGATGCTAAAGCCTTGTTTTTCATAAAAGTAGCGCGCCGAATTCTCTTTATTAACATAGAGGATAATGCGTTGGTTATGTTGTTGTTGAGCCTCGGATTTTAAGAAATCAATCGCGAGCTGACCTAATTTTTTGCCTGTGGCTTCTTCCAATAAATAAAGCCGATGTAGCATAGTGGTTTGAGGTTGATAGTCCACTTCAAATCCCATAAATCCTAACGATTGATTTTCTTGATTTTGAATGAGATAATAGTGATAATTGGGATTTTCAAAATGCTTTAAAAGCTCATCTGTGGCATACATTTTACCGAGCATATAATCTATTTGCGCTTTGGACAAAATCTTGGCATAATGAATACGCCAAGATTGTTCTGCCAAAGTTTGGATTAACGCAATATCCTGATGATCAACTTTTTTTAGTGGCATTAAACTGAAAATTTAAGGCTTTGCATTTCGGTTTTTATTTTTTGTTGGAGTGCTTCGGAAGCCTTTACCAGTGGCAACCTTAGATGGTTTTTAATCAAGCCTTTTTCCGCTAAAACCGCTTTGATGCCTGCAGGATTGCCCTCTGCAAAAATCAACCTCGTGATTTCTACCAAGGCATTATGAATGTCGTAAGCCTCTTTCACGCGGTGCTCCTTCGCGAGCTTAAGCATTGTGGAGAAGGCTTTGGGGTAGGCTTGTCCAATCACGGAAATGACGCCATCGCCGCCCGCCAAAGTAACAGGGAGCGTGAACTCATCATCGCCAGACATCAGCGAAAAAGCCTCTGGTTTTTGTCTTAAAATATCAAAATATTGTAAAATCTGAGGCGAGGCTTCTTTGATCATAAAAAGGTTAGGAAACTCCTTGGCTAAACGGAGTGTGGTCTGCGCTTCTATATTTTGCCCCGTTCTACTTGGCACATTATAAATGATGATGTTTTTGCCCGTTTCCGCTAAAGTTTTATAATGCTGATAAAGCCCCTCTTGGTTGGGTTTGTTGTAGTAAGGCGACACGGATAAAATGGCTTCAAAGGCGCTTAAATCCGTGGTTTCTATTTGTTTTTTTACCGCTAAAGTATCGTTGCCGCCAATCCCTAAAACGAGGGGTAATTGTCCTGCGTTGACTTTTATAATGTGTTGAATAACAGCTTCTTTTTCCTCTTTAGAGAGGGTGGCAGCTTCGGCGGTGGTGCCTAAAACCACAAAAAAATCGGTGCCGTGGTCTATGTTGTATTGAACCAATTGGGTCAGCCCATCAAAATCTATGGATAAATCTTCGTTAAAAGGCGTTACCAATGCCACGCCTAAGCCCTGTAATGTTCTCATAATGTATAAAAATTGATGTTTCAAAGATAAAGGTTTTTCCGTATTTTGAAGGAAAATTTTTATGATATTTTTTAGATCTCCAAAAGATAATCTACCTTTTTGCTATATTTGCAAGGAATAAAAACGAGAGAGATTCCTATGAATTTGAGAACATACCCTTGGGGCTTGGCAATAATGGTGCTGACTTTGGTCGGTTGTAAAACGCCTTTTGCCGTAGCCGATGTGCAGCCTCAGAAAAATCAAAGCATCAATGCTGAAATCCCTGATGATCAAGCGATGGTGGGCATCATCCAACCGTATAAAACGGAGATGGAGCGCCAGATGAACACCAAAATTTCCCATACCTCGGTGGAGCTGAACAAGGCTGGCGATAATAGTAATTTAGGCGCTTTGCTGGCAGATTATACCTTTGAAGGGGCTGATGAATGGGCGAAAGTCAACCACCTCCCGCCGATAGATGCTGCGGTGATTAACATTGGCGGTATCCGCTCCACTATTGGAAAAGGCGATATTTTGCTGAAACATATTTTTGAGGTAATGCCTTTTGAAAACGAGGTGGTTATCGTCAAAATGAAGGGGCAAGATATTCATCAGTTGTTTAGTTATTACGCTCATACACAGAAGAATAACCCCGTGTCTCATCTTTTAATAGAAACGGAGCAAGGGCAAATTTCTAAGGCGCTGATTAACGGTTTGCCTGCGGATGTTCATCGAGAATATTACATCGCCACTTCGGATTATTTGGCTTTGGGCGGGGATAATATGAAGTTTTTTAGCCAAGGGCAAATCATCTCTACGGGCATAAAACTCAGAGATTTATTTATAGAAAAATTTAAGCAAAATCCAGAAATCTCCGCACCTAATGATGTGAGGTTGATTTTTAAAAAATAAGAAAAAATGAATCGTAAAGAATTTATAAAAACCATAGGTGGAGGTACTTTGGCGATGTCTTTGGCGCCGCAGATGTTGTGGGCAAATTCAGGATTGTTACAGGCTACAGATAAGAAAATCACCATTTTACACACCAATGATCAGCACAGCCGCATAGAGCCTTTTGATGCCAGTTATAGCAAAAATCCGAATCAAGGTGGCTTTGCCAGAAGGGCGCACTTGGTGTCAGAAATTAGAAAACAAGAGAAAAATGTGCTCCTTTTGGATAGTGGCGATATTTTCCAAGGCACGCCTTATTTTAATATGTTTGGCGGTGAGCTGGAGTTTAAGCTGATGTCTATGATGGGCTATGACGCCTCCACAATGGGTAACCACGATTTTGACAACGGTTTAGAGGGCTTCCTCAAAGTTCTGCCGAATGCTAAATTTCCATTCATTTGCTCTAACTACGATTTTAAAAACACCATTTTAGACGGCAAAACCATTCCTTATAAAATCTTCAATAAAGAGGGCATTCGCATTGGAATTTTTGGCGTGGGGATAGAATTAGATGGCTTGGTGGGCAAAAAACAATACCAAGAAACCGTTTGGCACCACCCTGTGGAAGTCGCTCAGCAATATGCCGAAATGTTGAGAAATGATAAAAAATGCGATTTGGTTATTTGTCTTTCGCACATCGGATACAGCTATCAAGGCGAAAATACGGACAAAATCTGCGATATAGATTTAGCCAAAGCCACCGATGGTATTGATTTGATTTTAGGCGGACATACCCATACTTTTTTACCTGAACCACAACAGCTGATCAATAGAAAAGGCAAAACCGTGTTGGTGAACCAAGTGGGTTGGGCTGGGCTGTTATTAGGGCGAATAGATTTCTATTTTGACCAACAGAAGAACATTAAAAATATCGCTTGGAACAATCAAGTGATTGATGATAAAATATTAGTATAATCTCCATTATTTTAGGATAATCATAAATTTATGAAGCATTTACTTCGGATTTTAATTTTATTGATTTCAGTTTTTTATC from Riemerella columbina includes the following:
- the dapA gene encoding 4-hydroxy-tetrahydrodipicolinate synthase, whose amino-acid sequence is MRTLQGLGVALVTPFNEDLSIDFDGLTQLVQYNIDHGTDFFVVLGTTAEAATLSKEEKEAVIQHIIKVNAGQLPLVLGIGGNDTLAVKKQIETTDLSAFEAILSVSPYYNKPNQEGLYQHYKTLAETGKNIIIYNVPSRTGQNIEAQTTLRLAKEFPNLFMIKEASPQILQYFDILRQKPEAFSLMSGDDEFTLPVTLAGGDGVISVIGQAYPKAFSTMLKLAKEHRVKEAYDIHNALVEITRLIFAEGNPAGIKAVLAEKGLIKNHLRLPLVKASEALQQKIKTEMQSLKFSV
- a CDS encoding 5'-nucleotidase C-terminal domain-containing protein, whose protein sequence is MNLRTYPWGLAIMVLTLVGCKTPFAVADVQPQKNQSINAEIPDDQAMVGIIQPYKTEMERQMNTKISHTSVELNKAGDNSNLGALLADYTFEGADEWAKVNHLPPIDAAVINIGGIRSTIGKGDILLKHIFEVMPFENEVVIVKMKGQDIHQLFSYYAHTQKNNPVSHLLIETEQGQISKALINGLPADVHREYYIATSDYLALGGDNMKFFSQGQIISTGIKLRDLFIEKFKQNPEISAPNDVRLIFKK
- a CDS encoding bifunctional metallophosphatase/5'-nucleotidase → MNRKEFIKTIGGGTLAMSLAPQMLWANSGLLQATDKKITILHTNDQHSRIEPFDASYSKNPNQGGFARRAHLVSEIRKQEKNVLLLDSGDIFQGTPYFNMFGGELEFKLMSMMGYDASTMGNHDFDNGLEGFLKVLPNAKFPFICSNYDFKNTILDGKTIPYKIFNKEGIRIGIFGVGIELDGLVGKKQYQETVWHHPVEVAQQYAEMLRNDKKCDLVICLSHIGYSYQGENTDKICDIDLAKATDGIDLILGGHTHTFLPEPQQLINRKGKTVLVNQVGWAGLLLGRIDFYFDQQKNIKNIAWNNQVIDDKILV
- a CDS encoding GNAT family N-acetyltransferase → MPLKKVDHQDIALIQTLAEQSWRIHYAKILSKAQIDYMLGKMYATDELLKHFENPNYHYYLIQNQENQSLGFMGFEVDYQPQTTMLHRLYLLEEATGKKLGQLAIDFLKSEAQQQHNQRIILYVNKENSARYFYEKQGFSIYDEGIFDIGNGFVMDDFLMEYRF